AAATGGGTCTTCTTCTCTTCTGCCAGGTTCCTCAGCCTTCTCTTCCGGCTCCTCCGGTGCAGCCGCTGGCGCAGCTTGCTTCGCCAGACCAATGGCATCACCAGCTCTGTCTTCAAAGCCGGTAGCGATAACTGTAACCAGAATCTCATCCTGCAATTCTTCCTTGATGGAAGCACCGAAGATAACGATGGCATCTTCCCCTGCTGCGTCCTCGATTTGAGCCGCCGCCTGACTGACTTCCAACATACCCATGTCGTAGCCACCCATGATGTTGAGGATGATAGCCTTGGCTCCGTCGATGGAAGTCTCCAGCAACGGACTTTCGATAGCGTTCTTTACAGCCTCTTCTACTCGGCTGTCGCCGGAAGCTCGTCCTACGCCCATGTGAGCAATGCCCCTGTCGCTCATAACGGTCTTCACGTCAGCAAAGTCTAAGTTGATCAGACCTGCTTCGGCGATTAAATCGGAGATACCTTGAACACCCTGTTTCAAAATCTCATCCGCCATACTAAAAGCTTGGAGCATAGAAGTGTTCTTCTCTGCTACCTGGAGCAGCCTGTCGTTCGGTACTACTACCAGAGAATCGACATATTTTTTCAGCAGGCTGATTCCCAGCTCTGCATGCTGTCTTCTTCGCTTTCCTTCAAAGTTAAAAGGCTTTGTCACAACCCCTACCGTCAGGATGTCCATATCTTTGGCAATCTTAGCGATGACCGGCGCTGCGCCGGTACCCGTGCCTCCGCCCATACCGGCGGTGATGAAAATCATATCCGAGCCCTGTATGAACTTAGAAATATCTTCTATATTCTCTTCTGCGGCCTTCTGTCCAATCTCTGGATTGGCTCCTGCACCAAGACCCTTGGTCAGCTTCTCGCCAATCTGAATCTTCGTCTCTGCCAAGCTTCCGGCTAACGCCTGCTTGTCCGTATTAACCGCCATATAAGTAACGCCCTTAAGGCCTTTTTCAATCATTCGATTCACAGCATTGCAGCCGCCGCCGCCAACACCGATGACCTTAATCTGGGCAGCATTTTGTTCGTTTACCTCAAACTGCAGCATGGTTCAGTAACCTCCTGTCACTATAGCACAAAATTAAAACACATGTTAATGGTTTATTATATCATAAACATTGTATATTTGCACTATTAATCCTCAATATTTTGTTTATTTTTTAACCCGTTTTTTCGCTGTTTTCCTTCAAAGTACCGCTCTATAGCTAGCCTTCTCAAGACAGCTAAATTGTTGAATAACCGTCCGCCAAAAACGAATATTGCCGCAAAGTAAAGAGGCACGCCTAACTTGTCGCCTACGTAAGTCAAAACCATCGCCAGCAAGGCATTGGTGATAAAGCCCGATGTAAAAATCAGATTGTTGTATTTCTGTTCCATCATTGAACGGGCTGCCCCGACGATTGAGTCCATTGCTGCCAATAAACCCATCGTAATGTAAAAAGAATATTCTGCCGGATAGGAGATATCCAAGCCAAACCCCAGGGCCAGGCCTATGGCCAGACCAATCACAATTGCAAATATCAATTTGTTCCCTCCTTTTGAAGCTTGTTCATATACCGGTACACGTATTCTTTGGACAGGGCATCAATCGTGATGTCGTCCTTTAATCGGACCTCAAACTGTACTCCCCAATTTTTCAGGGAAGTGCCATACCCATCGGGATCTACCAGCGCTGCCGCCATCCGTTTTCCATCACCAATCGCTTTAATACGAAACGGGCGGGCGTACACTTCTCCGTTTATGCGCACGGTGTAACCAGAGCAGTAAACAGAGGTATTCGCCGTAATACGCTGACCATTTACAGCTACAGCTTCCGCTCCGCAGCGGTTCAGCTCATTGATAATCATCAGAATATCCAAATCGTGAACCAACAGGTTGTTCACGTCTTCTCCAGCGAACAGCTCTCTGGTTCCGTCGTCGATAACCACTTCTACGCCCGGTCCTCTGACGGTCTCCAGTCCGCTGGCCATCTTATATTTTTCCACATCAGCTGCCAAATTTTTCTGGAAGGCCTCATCAGACTGGCCATCCTCTTGGCTGTCTTGCTCATAGCTGGCCAGCTTTTCCTCTGCCTCCTGAATCATCAGCTGCAATTTAGTGACCTCTTCCTTCTCACTGTTAATCGTGATTTTATAGTCCTCCACCGTCTTAGGTGACACATACAACCGCTGGCCGTCACTGACCTTCATCTGACAGGCTAATCCTATGCCAATCACGGTACATATGGCAAAGACCATCCACATCCTTCTCTTATTCATCTTGCACCCCTGCCGCTACTCAGGCTTTTCTGATTCCACAGGCTTGGCATACTTGAAGTTGATAGTGCCTGTGTATCGTGGGATGACCATGTTGTCTTTCTTCTCCGTGGTGACAATCAAGTTGTATTTCAGCTTCATGGTCTCCAGAATACCGCTCCGGATGTTGATCGCATCGTGAAGGGTATCCGGGTTGCCGATGGCCTTTACGTAATAAGGAGGAGCCGTCGGAATGCCGTTGATATTGACATTGCTGCCGGCCATGCTGATCTCTGTGGTGCCTACAATTCGCTGTTCATTGATAGAGACTCCCTCTGCACCCGCTTCCTTCAATTTGTTTACCAGACTCAACAGCAATTCGTAATTGTACATAATCGGACTGAAATCCTGTTCGTATTCGTCAGAAGTAATCGGGTCCTTAATCGTGACCAGTACCCCCGGCCCCTGAACATCCAGCACCCCAGCTGCGATCTTATACTTTTCCAAGTCCGACACCAAGCCATTGATAAAATCATCTTCCTTAGCCTTGTCCCCTTCTATGGAATTTAATCGCTCCTCCAGTTCTACCAACTGCTGAACCACAATTTCCTTTTCATCCTTCACGTTTTTCAACTCTGCTTCATATCCCCTGAGCTTTACCAGAGGAACCAGACCGCCCTGGTCGCTGCCGGCAGTCATTCTCATCTGCACGGACAGGACCAGCCCAATGAACAGGGCTAGCATTCCCAAAACAATGTATCCGCTGTATTTCTTCATCCTTACTCTCCTACTCCACCTTGGGGTCAAAAGAACAGTAGCTGTCAGAACCAATCTTCAGAGTTCCTCGCTTTATTCCCTTGCTGTACATCTCATAAAGGGCCGTCTCCAGATTGCCGTTTTTCAGACTTTCTTTCAGGTTCTCCGGCACACCCTCGCAGACCAAATCATCGTAAATATGGGCCTTGACAATTACGCTTGAAATATTAATCTTCTTAAAAAACAAGTCGGAAGCCTCCATGGAAGCCAGCATGCTAAGGGTATCTGTCAGCATAGAATTTTCTTCCACTTTTAACGCCTTCCCCGGCTTCGCTTCCTTGAGAGTCAGCCCTTCAATCAAGGTAAGCTTCGGTTCTGCATGGGTCTTGCGCAGCACCAGCCCATCTCCGTCAATGATAATATAGGTGCTCTTGTAGAGAACCGCCGCTTTTTCTGACCGTTCCTCTACCTGAATGACCACGGTAGATGGCAGCTTTCGCTTAATGACCACATTTTTGAAATAAGGATCTTTCAATAGCTTGTCTTTAATAATGCTCTTCTTCATGGAAAAAATATTTTCACTAATTTTGACCCCAGCCATGTCCTTGACTTGCTCCACTGTATAATAGCTGTTGTTCTCCACCTTCACAGCGTCAATGTCAAACCACTCAGAGGTCAGCAAAAAATATAAACCAACTCCTACAGCTATTATCACTAATAGCCTTAGGAGATAGTTCTTTTTCTTTCGTTTTTTCTTCTTTCTAGGTTTATCCGCCATGTGTCTTCCTAATATCTGCTCCCAATCCCCGTAAGGTCTGGGAAAAATCTGCATATCCTCTCTCTATATGTTCAATCCCTTCCAGGATCGTCTCTCCTTGAGCCATGAGTCCAGCTATGACTAAGGATGCCCCGCCCCGCAGGTCGGTGGCCTGAATGTGGCAGCCTTGCAGCCCGCCAATTCCCTCTACAGCAGCCCGATTTCCTTCTACAGTAATCTGTGCCCCCATCTTTCGCAATTCCTCGGTAAAAGCAAAGCGATTTTCAAAGATGGTCTCTTCTACGGCACTCTTTCCCTCCGCCTGAGTCAGCATGGTTAAAAACGGTGATTGCAAATCAGTAGGGAATGCCGGATACGGTCCAGTGACCAACCGGCTCAGCGGTTTTAGCCGCTTCGGTGCTTTAAGGTATATTTTATCCTCTTTCACCCCTATTTCGCAACCTGTTTCTATAAGCTTTTGCAAAATACTTTCCAGATGTGCTGCTTGAGCGTGTTGAAGAGTAATTTGGCCTCCGGTAGCGGCCGCAGCAGCTAGATAAGTACCACTTTCAATGCGGTCCGGTATAATCCGGTAGCTGCATCCGTGAAGGGCCTGACGGCCCCAAATATGTATAGTCTTTGTCCCTGCGCCGCTGATCTGAGCTCCGCAAGCGTTAAGAAAGTCCTGTAAATCAGTAATCTCTGGCTCCATGGCACAGTTGTGCAGCACCGTGTGTCCTTCTGCGGTGGCGGCGGCCATGATAGCATTTTCAGTAGCTCCTACGCTGGGAAAGGAAAAGTGGATATCTGCCCCCCTCAGCTTGCTGGCCTTGCAAAGAATGACACCTTCCGTTTCAAAGATCTCTGCCCCCAGCTTTTTTAAGGCGTATAAATGCAGATCGATGGGCCGGCTGCCAATATTGCAGCCCCCCGGCTGACTGATGACTGCGCTTCCGCATCGGCCTAGCAGTGCGCCCAACAAAAAAACGGATGACCTCATTTCTCGCATCCGCTCCAAGGAAATGGTGTCAGTCATCAGCCCCCTTGAATCCACGATTACCGTCTCGCCGCTTGTGTCTGTCTTACATCCTAATTCATCTAATATTTTTTTCATGCTGCAAACGTCTGTTATTTCAGGAATATTAGAAAGTTGACATTCAGCCCCACTCAATATGGTGGACGCCAAAATTGGCAGCGCTGCATTTTTAGCTCCTTTAACGCAGCACTCACCGCTGATCTTGTGGCCGCCCCGTATATGATATGATTCCAAAACAGATACACCTCCACTATTATTACTATATAATATGAAAATGTACTCTTTTGGTTCCAACTTATATGAATCCTGTTAAAAAACAACATCCCTTTGGGGATTTCAGCCCATCCCCAGATGCTCATAAATAATTTGTGTAGCCTCATTAGGTGCCGCTGTTCTGCTAGCCAGCTCCATATCCCGGCGTTTTTGAGGGTCTGTCTTGAATTGGGAAATGATCTTCATCAGCGCTTCCGAATTCAAATCCTTTTCCTCCAGCAGAATGGCTCCGCCTTTATCAGCCACCGACTTAGCATTGTAATACTGATGATTGCCCGTCACATTAGGAGAAGGAATCAGCACGGAGGCCCTGCCGCAAACCGTAATTTCTGACACCGCCAGCGCACCCGCCCGACTGACCACCAAGTCCGCAGCACTGATATAATCCTGCATGTTGCTGATGTATTTTTTTAGGTGGATGTTGTCTTCCTCTGGGATACCTTTTTCCTTCATGAGGTGAGTCATCTGATCATAATAACCCTTCCCTGTGACAAAGTACAAGGATACATCCTGAACTCCGCTGAGGCTTTCGGCCACTTCTGCCATAACACTGTTAATCTTGCCCGCTCCTTGGCTGCCGCCAAAGCACAAGATGACAAATCGATCCTCCGGTTCGCCAATAATTTTCCGTGAATCACTCTTCACCGCCTGGAAAAAAGACTGCCGCACAGGGTTCCCTGACAGCACCAGCTTGCCCTTGTCCTTAAAATACTTTTCTGCATCTGCAAAGCTGATAAACACTTGATCCACGTATTTTTCCAACATCTTATTCGTCATGCCGGGAAAAGCATTCTGCTCGTGTATAAAGGTCTTTACGCCTAGTTTATGAGCCGCCCGTACCACGGGACCGCACACATAACCGCCGGTACCAATGACTACATCCGGCTTAAATTCCCGAATAATTTTCTTTGCTTCCCGGCTTCCTTTCAGCAAGTCCTTAACGACCTTTACATTTTTAAGCAGTTGCTTGCGATTAAACCCACTGACCGTTATAAATCGAATTTTATAACCGTTCTGAGGGACTAAATCTTTTTCCAGCCCCCTTTTGGTGCCAACAAAGAGAATCTCTGCCTCCGGATTGTTCTCCTTGATTTTATCCGCAATAGCTATAGCCGGATAAATGTGGCCGCCCGTGCCTCCTCCTGTCATGATTACTCTCATAAGCTGCTCCTTCTCTCCGGCTTCCTTCCCTAGGAGGCCGACTTCTTCCTCATTCCACTGCTGCGGTATGCCGCGATATATTTAACAATATGCCCACCGAAGCCATAAAAATCAGCAAGGCGTTGCCTCCATAACTGACAAAAGGCAGTGTCACCCCTGTAGGTGGCATGGAGGAAGTAACTACGGCAATATTCAGGATAACCTGTATGCCAATCATGATAGAAATACCGGATGCCAGCAAGCTGCCGAATAAATCTGCCGCATTGATGGCGATGTGAATGCCCCGCCATACGAGAATGATATAGGCCGTAATTAGTATTAAGCAGCCAATGTAGCCCAGCTCCTCACCGATAATAGCAAAGATAAAGTCGTTCTGAGGCTCCGGAAGATAAAGGTTTTTCTGAATGCTCTTGCCCAAACCCAAGCCGAATAATCCGCCAGAACCCAGTGCCAGCAAGGACTGAACCACCTGATATCCAGTATTCAGCGGATCGGCAAAGGGATCCATAAAGCTGGTGAACCGCTTCATCCAATGGCTGTCCGGATTGGTGATTAACAGAACAAAAATACCTAAGCTTCCTGCTCCCACCAGCCCGCCCAAATAGATGTAATTGAGCCCAGCTGCAAACATAATACCAATGATAATGATACACACGGTAATAGCCGTGGACAAGTTGGGTTGCAGGACGATAAGTCCCCCATAAATCCCACACAGCACAAACAGGGGAATAACGCCCTTAGTCAGGGACTTGATAAGGCGGGGATCTCTGCTCAAAAACCACGCGGTAAAAACAATGGCTGCCGGCTTTGCCAGCTCCCCGGGCATGATGGTAATTCCCCCCACACCTAGCCAGCGGACGGCATTGTTTCGATCAATACCCAAAGGCGTGAAGAGCAGTACCAGCAGCACAATGCTGACAATCATCACCGGTTTAGCAAACTTACCGTAAATCCGATAATCGATGGATGCTGTCACCATCATAGCACACAATCCCAAGCCGGCCCAAATTACATCTCGTATGAGATAGGCATAGGGATTGCCACTCTTGTTGATAGAAGTGTAATAGCTGGCGCTAAACACCATGATGATGCCGAAGATAACCAGGGCCATGGTGATGAGCACCAGCATAAAATCTCCGGATTTCATTCTTCTTTTTATCTTTGTCTTTGCCATTTTATACTCCAACCTTATTTCTCTAGGCCATGGACACAATTTTTAAAATGTTCTCCCCGCTGCTCAAAGCAGGTATACATATCCCAGCTGGCACAAGCTGGCGACAGCAGAACGGTATCCCCCGGCACTGCCAGACGGAAAGCCTCAGCCACACATTCCTCCATATTCTTAGCCATGGTAATATGCCTAAAGCCTACAGCCTCGGCCTGCTCTTTTATCTTGGCCGCAGTCTTCCCCAGCAGAATCATATGCTTTACCCGCCCGTTAAAGCCCTTTATAAACTCCGTAAAGTCGGAGCCCTTGTCGTATCCCCCCGCTATGAGAAGGATATTTTCTTTCATAGCCTCGATGGCCTTCATCGAAGCGTCTGGATTGGTTCCCTTGGAATCATTAACAAAGCTCACGCCATCCACCTGGCCACAGTATTCCAATCGATGCTCTACGCCCCGGAAAGTCCGCAGCGTATCGCCAATTACCGATGGAGCAATTCCCGCAAAATAAGCCATAGCGGCGGCGGCCAGCGCATTTTCCAGATTGTGGGTGCCAGGTATTTTTAATTCGTCCACTCGGCACAAGACTACTCGCTCTCCCTCATCACCTAAGATTGTCAATTGATCTTTTTCCACAAAAGCGCCATAAGACAACTGGGTCTTGGTGCTGAAAGGCACCACTTTAGCCTTTTCACAGTGGCGGCTCCATTCATAGCTGACCGGATCATCAAAGTTGGCAATGTGGTAATCCTCTGCCTCTTGATTCTCAAATATTTTAGCCTTAGCTTTACTATAGTTCTCCATGGTGTGATGTCGATCCAAGTGGTCAGGCGTTAAATTCAAAAGGGCTGAAATCTTTGGTTTAAAAAGTTTGGTGGTTTCCAGCTGAAAACTGCTGGTCTCCGTTATGAGCCAGGAATCCGGCTCTGCATTTAACGCCATGGAAATAACCGCAACACCAATATTTCCTACTACATACGTCTTTCGCTTGGCATTCCGAAAGATTTCTCCCACCAGAGTGGTGGTCGTGGTTTTACCGTTGGTGCCCGTGATGGCCACATAATTGCCTTGACCCACTCGGTAAGCAATCTCCAACTCTCCTACTACTTCCACGCCGCTGGACATGGCTTTTTGCACAAAGTCCGTCTCCAGAGAAACTCCTGGACTCATGACCATCATATCCATTTCCTCCAAGGCTTTCGGCTCCTCTGCAAAATAGCAGGTCACCTCCCGGCTGTTGAGGAAGTTTATCAGCTGCGGCTCTATATCCGAAGCAGGCTTCGAATCCTGCACGTATACCTTTGCGCCCAGTTTCAGCAAGGCCTGAGTTGCTGCAATGCCCGATTTGCCCATGCCCACTACTAAAACCTTTTTATTTTCCATTTTATTTCTCATGTGCTCACCTCTATAGAATCAATAGTCCAACCACGCAGCAAATCAACGTGAATGCCCAAAACAGCCCAACTACCCGAGTTTCTTTCAGGCCGCAAAGCTCAAAGTGATGATGAAGGGGTGCCATCTTAAACACCCGCTTCCCGGTGGTCTTGAAGCTGATTACTTGGATCATAACCGAAAGGGCCTCCAGCACGAACAGCAACCCTGCAATCGGCAGCATCAACTCCATGTTCATGATGATGGCCGCCGCCGCCAGTCCTCCGCCCAAAGCCAAGGACCCAGTATCGCCCATAAACACCTTGGCCGGATTCTTGTTAAACATCAAGAAACCCATGCAGCCTCCCGCTAAAGCCGAATTAAAAATACCGCCGGCATTCATGCCAAAATCTACTGCCACAATGGCAAAGAACAACGCTACCAAGGTCGTTACCCCAGAAGCCAGTCCATCCAGCCCGTCGGTTAAATTGACGCTGTTGACCATAGCAACGACCACAAAGGCTACAAAAGGGATGTACCAGATGCCGAAATCCCAATGCTGATTTAGAATCGGAATGTAAATAGATGTTCCATACACAGAAACGCTAGCCTGATAGGCTGCCACCGTGGCAGCGATAACAATTTGCAGCACCAGCTTCTGCCAGGCCCTAAGCCCTAAATTCTGCTTTTTTGCTACTTTGAGATAATCATCCAAAAAACCAAGCAGCCCAAAAAGGATAAAGGCAGCCAGAATCACCAGCATATCCCGGGACATACCCCCAGAAGTCAGACAGGTAATCGTAGTGGCCGCAATGATAGCCAACCCGCCCATGGACGGTGTCCCCGCCTTTGCCAGATGGGCTCTCGGCCCCTCCTGGCGAATGTTCTGTCCCGCCTTTAAATTTTGTAGGATGGGGATCGCCACATAGGTGAGAACCAGACTGATGAAAAAAGCCACGACTATTAAAATTCCGATTTGCAAATAACTCATAACATCTCCTAAAACTATTCCATAATTTTTTTCACGACCTGATCCATGGCCATGCCTCTGGAGCCCTTTACCAGGATAATATCTCCCAGCTGAACCAATCCTTTTATATCAGCCGTCAGTGCTTCTTTCTCTCTGTAATAGCGGACCTTTTCCTGGCCCAAAATAGCTGCCGCAGCCTCTGCCATATGCTGAGATTCCTTGCCTACGGCAATAAGCAAATCAACTTGCTGCTGGGCGGCGTACTCTCCCACCTGACGATGGTATGCCGGGCTGTCCTTTCCCAGCTCCAGCATATCAGCTAAAATGGCAACTTTCCGCATGCCTTTGGCTGCTGCCAGTACGTCAATTCCTGCCTTCATGGAATCGGGGCTGGCATTATACGTATCGTCTATTACCTTTATACCATCTTTGCCCTTGATGTTGAGGCGCTTATCAGTAAGAACCATCTTTTTCAAGCCTCTGGCGGCCTCCTCCATGGTAATGCCCAGCTCCAAAGCTGCAGCTACTGCTAAAGTCCCGTTGATAGCGTTATGCCGTCCGGGAATAGTCAGTTCAAACCGCTGGGTGTCCAGTTTATGCTCTACCGTAAAAGCAATTCCTTCCTCACCATTATCCACAATATCGGAAAGGATGAAATCACTCTTGCCGTTGCTACCCACTGTCAAGGTTTTGTAAGCTCCATTCGTGTTTTCTCTAGTCAACAGGTCGTTGATTTCATTTATCACCAGCACATTCTCTGCGCCAAAATAATCTGTAATCTCCAGCTTGGCTTTCAGTATTCCATCTCTGCTGCCCAAATTTTCTATGTGAGAAGTGCCGATGTTGGTGATGATACCCACATCTGGACGAACAATATCTGCCAGCAGGTGAATTTCACCGAACTGACTCATACCCATTTCCAGAATCCCCACTTCTGTCCCTGCTTCAAAGCCCAATACGGTTAAGGGCAGCCCGATATGGTTGTTGAAATTTCCCACATTACGGGCTGTCTTATACTTTTCGCTGCATATGTAGTACAGCATATCTTTTGTCGTTGTCTTGCCAGTACTTCCCGTCACACCAATAGTTTTCATAGAAAAGGTAGACAGGTAATAAGAAGCCAGCTGCTGCAATGCCTCTGTGGTATCTGCAACTTGAATAACCGTCAGCTGGTCCCTCAAAGGATGGTCTGCCAGGATGGCAGAATCTGAAACAATCAAATCCCGGCAGCCGCCTTCAATAGCCATGGGTATAAATTTATGAGCATCGTGGGACTCTCCAATCAGCGGGAAAAACAGATCTCCTGCTGCTGCCTCTCTGGAATCCGTGCAGATCCGCCGGATGGCATGTTCATCTCGTTCCAAGATCATCTCACCTTTTAAGGCCTGACAGACCTCTCTCATCATCAGTGTTTTCATATGTTCACTCTCTCTTTTCCACCCGTTCCCGGATGATATCCTCCACGGCCTTTTCATCGTCAAAAGGCAGCTTTTTCCCGTTTATCAGTTGATATTTCTCATGACCTTTTCCGGCTATGACAATTAAATCTCCCGGCTCATACATATCGATGGCCTTTCGGATGGCTTCTTTTCTGTCGAGCTCTACCGTGTATGGGCAGCCCGCCTCCTTTACTCCGACCTCAATCTCCTCTGTAATCCGTATCGGTTCTTCAAATCGAGGATTATCGGAAGTGATCAGGCAGAAGCCGCTGCGATTGCCAGCGATTCGACCCATGATGGGGCGTTTTTCCCGGTCCCGATTGCCTCCGCAACCAAACACACAAATCAGCCGGCCGTCATGAAGCTCTCCTGCGGTTTTCAGCAAGTTTTCTAGGGCATCTGGCGTATGGGCGAAATCCACTACCACGTGAATGCCTTGGTTATTCTGTATCTTCTGAAACCGTCCCGGGACACCTTTCAGCTTGCGCAGCCCTGCGGTGACCGTTTCCCTGGAAAGTCCGGCCTGTCTCGCTAAAGCCAGCGCCAACATTCCATTGTAAGCCGTGGTCCTGCCTGGCAGACTAATCGCTACAGGCCCCCAAGAACTGCCCTTCTCGAAGGGCTCCAGCAAGATGCCCTCTATAGTATTTTCCAGGAGTTTGCCGAAATAATCGGCCTTTGAATCCTGGAAAGAAACCGACTCAATTCGGATCTCTGGAGCGATATGTTCTCGCCGTTGATCCTCTAAGAGTTTTTCGTAAAGTCGTTTCCCGTAAGCGTCATCCACGTTAATGACCATGCCTCGCTCCGCCTTATAAAAAAGCTTTGCCTTGGCCTGGAAATAATTTTCCATGGTCAGGTGATAATCCAGATGGTCCTGGGTCAGATTGGTAAAACCAGCATAATGAATCGGTATTCCCTCAATGCGCCCCTGATCCAATCCATGGGAAGACACCTCCATAACACAGGTTCCAATCTGCTGGCTCTCCAACTCCGTGAAATACTTTTTCAGCACCTCACTGGATGGTGTAGTGTTCAATGCATCGTATTCTTTCTGTCCAATGGCATGGGTTATGGTCCCCACTAGCCCGCAGTTTCTGCCTCCCTCTTCCAATATGCTTCTCAGCATGTATGATACGGTGGTTTTTCCGTTGGTTCCCGTTATACCGAAAACTTCTATGGTCACCTATAATCACTCCCTATACAAATATACTGCTCCACCTGCGCTTATTTTCTCGCCGGCCTTTGGATACTGATCCACTACGGCCACCTCGCCCAGGCTTTCTCCTTCACCTAATGCCGGTGAAATGGTATACGTCAGGGATACGCCGCCCAAAACACCGATGGCTTCTTCAAAGCTCATACCGGTTACAGTTGGCACGACAGTTTTTCCGCTGTTCATCTGAGCCTCTTCCTCCTGTGTGTAGGAAGGCTGTATATTTAAATATCTGAGAGTATCTTCTAAAATCAGCTTCACGCCTGGCGCCGCTGTCTGGCTTC
The genomic region above belongs to Aminipila butyrica and contains:
- the murD gene encoding UDP-N-acetylmuramoyl-L-alanine--D-glutamate ligase, which gives rise to MRNKMENKKVLVVGMGKSGIAATQALLKLGAKVYVQDSKPASDIEPQLINFLNSREVTCYFAEEPKALEEMDMMVMSPGVSLETDFVQKAMSSGVEVVGELEIAYRVGQGNYVAITGTNGKTTTTTLVGEIFRNAKRKTYVVGNIGVAVISMALNAEPDSWLITETSSFQLETTKLFKPKISALLNLTPDHLDRHHTMENYSKAKAKIFENQEAEDYHIANFDDPVSYEWSRHCEKAKVVPFSTKTQLSYGAFVEKDQLTILGDEGERVVLCRVDELKIPGTHNLENALAAAAMAYFAGIAPSVIGDTLRTFRGVEHRLEYCGQVDGVSFVNDSKGTNPDASMKAIEAMKENILLIAGGYDKGSDFTEFIKGFNGRVKHMILLGKTAAKIKEQAEAVGFRHITMAKNMEECVAEAFRLAVPGDTVLLSPACASWDMYTCFEQRGEHFKNCVHGLEK
- the mraY gene encoding phospho-N-acetylmuramoyl-pentapeptide-transferase — protein: MSYLQIGILIVVAFFISLVLTYVAIPILQNLKAGQNIRQEGPRAHLAKAGTPSMGGLAIIAATTITCLTSGGMSRDMLVILAAFILFGLLGFLDDYLKVAKKQNLGLRAWQKLVLQIVIAATVAAYQASVSVYGTSIYIPILNQHWDFGIWYIPFVAFVVVAMVNSVNLTDGLDGLASGVTTLVALFFAIVAVDFGMNAGGIFNSALAGGCMGFLMFNKNPAKVFMGDTGSLALGGGLAAAAIIMNMELMLPIAGLLFVLEALSVMIQVISFKTTGKRVFKMAPLHHHFELCGLKETRVVGLFWAFTLICCVVGLLIL
- a CDS encoding UDP-N-acetylmuramoyl-tripeptide--D-alanyl-D-alanine ligase, which encodes MKTLMMREVCQALKGEMILERDEHAIRRICTDSREAAAGDLFFPLIGESHDAHKFIPMAIEGGCRDLIVSDSAILADHPLRDQLTVIQVADTTEALQQLASYYLSTFSMKTIGVTGSTGKTTTKDMLYYICSEKYKTARNVGNFNNHIGLPLTVLGFEAGTEVGILEMGMSQFGEIHLLADIVRPDVGIITNIGTSHIENLGSRDGILKAKLEITDYFGAENVLVINEINDLLTRENTNGAYKTLTVGSNGKSDFILSDIVDNGEEGIAFTVEHKLDTQRFELTIPGRHNAINGTLAVAAALELGITMEEAARGLKKMVLTDKRLNIKGKDGIKVIDDTYNASPDSMKAGIDVLAAAKGMRKVAILADMLELGKDSPAYHRQVGEYAAQQQVDLLIAVGKESQHMAEAAAAILGQEKVRYYREKEALTADIKGLVQLGDIILVKGSRGMAMDQVVKKIME
- a CDS encoding UDP-N-acetylmuramoyl-L-alanyl-D-glutamate--2,6-diaminopimelate ligase; amino-acid sequence: MTIEVFGITGTNGKTTVSYMLRSILEEGGRNCGLVGTITHAIGQKEYDALNTTPSSEVLKKYFTELESQQIGTCVMEVSSHGLDQGRIEGIPIHYAGFTNLTQDHLDYHLTMENYFQAKAKLFYKAERGMVINVDDAYGKRLYEKLLEDQRREHIAPEIRIESVSFQDSKADYFGKLLENTIEGILLEPFEKGSSWGPVAISLPGRTTAYNGMLALALARQAGLSRETVTAGLRKLKGVPGRFQKIQNNQGIHVVVDFAHTPDALENLLKTAGELHDGRLICVFGCGGNRDREKRPIMGRIAGNRSGFCLITSDNPRFEEPIRITEEIEVGVKEAGCPYTVELDRKEAIRKAIDMYEPGDLIVIAGKGHEKYQLINGKKLPFDDEKAVEDIIRERVEKRE